The Melioribacteraceae bacterium 4301-Me genome contains the following window.
TACCTTTTAATTTGTGCTACTCCAAGAAATTCTGTTACGTCTACAGACCGTGCTGCCCACAGCAAGCCAAACAAACTTATAATTTGAAATGCAAATGTAATAATATCGTAAGGATAATGTAAATCGTAAATGATTATATCTGGCTTAGGCGCCTCAAAGTAGACAAACATAAAAATTATTAAAGAAGAGATATTATAAAACAAACGGTAAAATGCTATTAAGTTGCCTGCTCGTTGAGCAATTAATCTTTTAACTTTATTTGAAGCAAGAAAAGTGTGAGAGAAGCCGAAAAAAGTAAAAAGCAGAATTATTAAAAGAACATCAAGAAGAAAGCTCATAACTCTTTACGCAGTCTTGCAACGGGAATTTTGAGCTGTTCTCGGTATTTTGCAACTGTTCTACGCGCAATATGAATTCCCTTTTCTTGTAAAATACTTGCAATTTTGTCGTCGCTGTATGGATTTTTCTTTGGTTCATTATCGCAAATTTCCTTTATCAATTCTTTTATATGTTTATTAGAGACCTCGTCACCGGAATCTGTGGGCAAACCCTCACTGAAGAAGTATTTTAGTTCATGAATGCCTTGTGGACTTTGCACATACTTTCCATTTACAACGCGGCTGATAGTAGAAATATCCATTCCAATTTCATCGGCAATATCTTTATAAATCATTGGTTTTAGGAACCGGGGACCATTTTCGAAAAATTCATACTGCCGTTCTAAAATGGCTCGCATAATCTTTAAAAGTGTATTTCGTCTTTGCTGCAGAGATGCAATAAACCATTTTGCCGATTCAAATTTTTCTCTAAGAAACTTGTGGGTTTCTTTATCACGTTCAGAAATTTTTCTCTTCCTTTTATTATTTTCAAGCAGTTCAAGATACGATTTGCTTATTGTAACTGATGGCAAAGATTTGTCGTTTAACGTAACTATATAATTATCCTCTACCTTTTCAATTATAAAATCAGGAGTAATTTGATTTAGTTCCTCAGAATCAATGTTACCTTCACCTGGCTTAGGATTTAATTTTTGTATTAACTGCAGTGTGCTTTTTAAAGTTTCTCTTGTAAGATTAAGATTTTTTTGAATTACATCATATCGTTTGTTTACAAAATCATCGAAATGGTTAGTTAATATTTTTTCTGCCAGATAAGAATAATATGGGTCGTAAGAAGAATTTTTAATTTGGACAAGCAGGCATTCCTGTAAATTTCGAGAGGCTATTCCTACTGGTTCTAAAGTTTGAATTTGTTTTAATACCTTTTCAGCATTTTCTAATGATATGTCAATATGCTCAAAAAGTTTTAAATCGTTTACCAACCGCTGCAAATCTTCTCTAAAATAACCGTCTTTATCCAAACTACCAATGATATTTTCGCCAAGAATTGTTTCCTCTTCAGTTAATTCCAGCATATAGAGTTGATCGATTAAAGATTCTCGCAAGCTTTTTTTCTGTGGTGCCAAAGGTCGAGACTTTTCCTCATCCTTAGAGCGATTTAGTTTATCAAGGTCAATATCTTCATCGTTCATGAAATCTTCTATTCCAAACTCATCGTCATCATTTTGATAGGAATCATCTTCCTCTTCTATCGATTCATCTGTTTCTGCATTTTCCTCTTCCCTAAGCTCAATGTCTTCTTCAATTGTTTCTTCTAAGATTGGATTTAGTTCCAGTTCAGTTTTAATACGTTGTTCCAAAGCCAATGTGTTCAATTGCAGAAGTTTTTGATATTGAATTTGTTGTGGAGATAATTTTTGTTGTAATGCTAATTTTTGTTGCAGCGTAAGCATCTTTTATACCCTCATTATATCCTTTATTTTAGTGAACCATTCTTTGCCGAACTCTCTTTGGAGTGCATCTTTACAGAAGTTCAGAATATTTGTTTTTATTTTCTCTCCCAATTTAAGAGCCGGCTCGCATTCAATATATTTTTCATATCTTAAAACTTTACCGCCAAATTGCCCTACTCTAATAGGAAATAAATGACACGAAGCGGGCTTAATAAAATCTATTTTACCATCACTGTAAGCCTTTTCTATAGAACATTTAGCTATATCGTTTTCCCAGCTTACAAAAACGCAAGCTCTATTATCAATACTCTTTGTCATATATTCACCATGAATTTGCATCCAAAACCCATTTTTTTCAATTTCTTTCTGGTGTTCCTTACTTAAATATTCTTTTATAATTGGCAAATTCTTATTAATAATTTCAATTTCCTCCTTTTTTAAAGGTGCACCATATTTACTCTCCATTGTACAACATGCACCTTTGCACTTAGCTAAGTCGCAAGTAAACGGCGTTTCGGAGATATCAGTGCTTACTAAGATATTATCTATTTCAATAAAATCTGGTTGCATAAAAAACGGAATAATTTTTGCTAAAGATACAAATTTTGTTTCATCAAATAAAACTATAGTTTTGAATGTAACTAAAAATTTATTTCTCTAATAAATATACGATGGAACTTACAAACCGAACAATACTTATTACTGGAGCTTCTTCAGGAATTGGAGAAGCATTAGCAAGAAGATTAGCACACTTTAAATGCTCGTTAATTTTGGTCTCTAGAAGAAAGGAAATACTCGATAAATTAAAAGAAGAATTAAAACAGAAGGCTAACAGTATAATAACACTTCAATGCGACGTTAGTTCAAAAACCGAAGTAACCAAAATTTTTGACTTTATTCATGATAAAAAAATAAAAATTGATATCGCTATTCTTAATGCCGGCATTGGCAACGAAATGAAAGTAGAAAATTATGATTCTGCAATTGCTGAAAAAATATTTAATACAAATGTATTAGGTATGATCTATTTTATAGAAAAACTTATTCCCGAATTTATCCAAAGAAGATCTGGCATAATTGCAGGCATTTCGAGTCTTGCCGATAACAGAGGATATTCCAGAAGTGGTTTTTATTGTGCAAGCAAGGCTGCTATATCTGTTTATCTTGAAAGTTTACGTCTCGAGTTTAAACCTTACGGGGTAAAGGTCATTACAATTAAACCAGGCTTTGTAAAAACACCTATGACATCAAAAAATAAATTTCCCATGCCGTTTATTATTTCGGCAGAAAATGCCGCAGATATTATCATTAAAGGAATTCAAAAAGAAAAAAGGGTAATTCAATTTCCTATGCCTACTGTTATTCTTTCTCGACTGGTTGGTCTGTTGCCAACAAATATTTACGAGTATTTAGCATCAAAAATAATATAGATTTCGACCGCTCAGAAAATTCTACAAAATAAAATTTACAAATAGTCTTCCTTTTTAGTATTCCGCTTTTATTCATATCTAGACCACAGTCTTGTGAACCTGCTGCTTAAAATCTGCCTCTGGCAGAAATGAAATATATGATTGAAATGAACTCAGCCTTTTTTTAATTTGATTTATGCAACTAAAATTTTAGAACTTTTTTAACTGTACAAAAAACCTTACAAATAGATTCAGAACTTACAACTGACCCCACAATTTTATTCGACCAAAATTTTGTACGGAATTTTTTAGTTGGATATGAAACGATATAATCTTTTTAAAAATAAACACATTTCCAGTTTTTTAGCCTAATCAGAAATCTGATACCCCATCAAAAATTCTATAATCGGAATCCTTCTGAAATAATTCTGAGTAGCCAACAAAAAATTTTAGGCTGCATTTTTGTGATAAAAATCTAACCTTTTTGTGAAACCATCTTTACGTTAGTTGAAAGTCTGTCTGGTACAATTCTTGCTTTTATATCATTTTTATGTGACCTACCAGGCGAAGCTGTGCCTGATCAGGCAATAAAAATAAAATGAAAAAATGAGAAAGAATTTTGCATTTATCTTTTTTATGGTGTTTCTGCTTATGCTTGCGTTTTTGCTGCTTACTTTTACATAATGTGCCCCGGAATTAACCGAACCGTCGGTTGGAAACGTTAGAGCATTATCAAAAGCTGAAGAAGATGTTGTTTCATCTTCTGCCGGTTTTGGATTGAATCTCATTAAGGATATTTCGATATAAAATCACTTCAAGGAATGAAAGGTGAATTTGAAGCACTGCTTCTGCAATGGAGAAAATGAAAAACGACTTAGCTAAACATCAAAATGAAAAAGAAAAAATGCTTGCTCAAATCGCACATGAAATCAGAAATCCTCTTGGCGGAATTGAACTTCTTGCCGGATTGACAAAAGAAGATTTGCAAAAAAGCGGAATGAATACCGAATATATCGAAAAGATAATTTGCGAGATTGGCAGTCTCAAAAAATTAATTACCTCCTTTCTTGAATACGGAAAACCGATACCTGCAAATCCTGAGTTTTGTAATGTTGAAGCTATAACTGATGAAGTGCTTGCCGGCTTAGCCGATCAAATGAAAATAAAAAACATTACCGTAGAAAAGAAATTAAGTAGGAGAACAATTTATTTCGATAAAAGACATTTAAAACAAATTCTTATGAACATTATTGCAAACAGCATTGAATCAATGAATAAAAGCGGAAAAATTAATATTGAATCGCACACTGACAAAAATAAATGGAAAATATTAATCTCGGACGACGGTCCTGGAATACCTCCCGAAAATATTTCATCCGTTTTCGAGCCGTTCTTTACAACAAAGAAAAACGGCACCGGCCTGGGATTGGCTGTCTGCAAAAAATTATGTTCGGAAAACAAAGCACAAATTATTGTTGAAAATAGAATGAACGGCGGGGCTTTATTTACAATCAGTGGAGTAATAGAAAATGGCAGAATTGATTAACCGTGTACTAGTTGTTGAAGATAACGAAACAATGAGGCTCGGATTGGTTGAAAGTTTGAAGCGCGGCGGATATAATGTTGCTGCTTTCGACAACGGACCCGATGCAGTAAAACATTTTCATGCTAATAAAGAACCTGCTGCAGTAGTAGATCTTAAAATGGAACCGATGGATGGCGTTCAAATCCTTGAAGAGATAAAAAAGATAAATCCGAAAACTGAAGTAATTATGATTTCCGCGTACGGCTCCATAGAAATAGCAGTAAAAGCTATGCAGCTCGGCGCATTTGACTTTTTAACAAAACCGTTTTCACCCGAGGAGTTAAGACTACGTGTAAAAAGAGTTTTTGAAAAAATTGCCGATGAGCAAAAAATTGAAAGCTTAATCGAACAAAATAAAATTTTATCAGAAGAACTGAAAACGGGTTACGGTGAAATGATTGGAACTTCGGAGTCAATGAAACAAATTTTTTCTTTAATTGAACAGATTGCCGATAAACAAAGCGCAGTTTTAATTCAAGGCGAAAGCGGTACAGGAAAAGAATTGGTTGCGCGTGCAATTCATGAAAAAAGCAAGCGCTCGCAAAATCCGTTTATAAAAATCAACTGCGGGGCGTTAAACGATAACCTGCTCGAAAGTGAACTGTTTGGACATGAGCGCGGTGCTTTTACCGGCGCAGTAAAAAGCAAAAAAGGAAGATTTGAACTTGCCGATAAAGGCACTTTGTTCCTGGATGAAATAGGCGATATTTCTCAGGTAATGCAGGTTAAACTTCTGCGTGTTTTGCAGGAAGGAGAATTCGAGAGAGTAGGCGGCGAAGAAACTTTGAGCACCGATGTTAGAATTATCTGCGCAACCAACCGTGACCTTCAAAAATTAATGATGGAAGGAAAATTTAGAGAAGATCTTTATTATAGACTAAGCGTTATCCCAATAAATCTTCCGCCGCTTCGCGAACGCAAAGATGATGTCGTCGTGCTTACTGAACATTTCCTTAAGAAGGTCGCCCTCAAAAATTGTATTCCGGCAAAGAAAATCAACAATGAAGGAATCAAACTTTTGATGGAGTATCCCTGGCCTGGCAATATCCGCGAACTAGAAAATTTGATTGAACGTCTTTCAGTAATTTCCGCCGGAAAAGAAATTGATGCTGCATTAATAGCCTCTCACCTCGGCAAAGCTGTAAATGCTGCCAACGGGTACGATAATCTTTCACTTGAGGATGCGGTGCATGTTTTCGAAAAAAATTTGATTGTTGAAGCAATGAAAAAAGCCGGCGGAGTTAAAAACCGAGCGGCAAAAATTCTAGGCATAAACACGAGCGTGCTTTATTATAAACTGGAAAAATACGGACTGCTGTAAAAAAGACACAGATTACACGAAGTTCACGGATAAAAAGAAAAGGCAAATAAAATGCTAACACGATTAAGGAAATTGATTTACTTTACAATTTTTCTCTGTTTCATTACATCGTTAATAACAACATACGGCCAAAGTCTTTCTTTACTCGAGAATAAATTACAGGAATTAAATCAACGATATTTCCGTGAATCGGCTGTATTGGATTCACTCAAAATTATACTCGATAACCGCGCCAAACAGATTGATGCGGAAAAAAAGAAATCAGATTACGACGAAAGCAATATTAAAAAATTGATGTCTGCTTCAATTACAATTTCTAATAAAATTGATGATCAGCAAAAAAAAGTAAACAGCATAGTAAACGAAATTGAAAAAACAAAAACCGAACTTGAGAAAAAATATACTGCTGTAATTGATTCCTTGTCCGAACTCGAAAGATCAGGAAAGTACAAAGGTGATAAAGATGAACTGAAGGCGCACATACTTAACTTAACAGAGAAAAAAATATTAACCGCACCGAAAATTTATTCGCTTTCTTTTAATCCGACAAAAATTTTAGCGTTAGATCCAACAACGGCGAAAACCGAAGAGGAAAAGAAGATTTACAACGAATATCTGAAGGAAGCATTGGAAGAAGTTAATTCCAAATTAAAACAGGTAAAAAGTCTGCACGAAGAAATAAGCAGTATGATTTCATTGCAGAAGAAAACAAAAAAGTTTTTGGAGGAGGCTGAATTTGGCTTGAATATCGACAGAACAGCACTTTCGCTGCGGGGGCAGAGAACCAACGGGGCGGCAGAAGCAATGTCACCCGGCTCCAATGACAAAACTTATGCAGAAAATGCTCACAATATTGCCTCGCAGATTCAAACGTATATTTATATTCTTAAACAGCTTGATTTTGATGTCCGTTCAAACGATGCAGCTAAATTTACTTTTGATTCTTCCGGAAAAAAATATTTCCATGCAGGAATATTCCGAACTGTTAGGAGAAGTTGAAAAACGCCTTGCCGATTATCAAATTGTACTTACAAACAAAATCGGCAATCGTAAATGAATGACCCATTTTACCGGTTCACAATTATTACATTCTCTCTTGCACTCATAATATCATCAAACATAGCGGCACAATTTACAGTTCGGGGAAATCTGGAATCCGGAGTTTACAAGTCGACGGGAGATTTTCTTCCGAAGGAGAGCGACTTGCTTTTTGCAGCTGAAGGAAAACTCGGCTACAAACTTAACAAAGAAAATACCGAAGCTTTTTTTGAATTGAGAACACGACCGGAATGGTATGGTTTAACTAAAGAATTGTTCTCTTTTAAATTACGTTTGAACGGCGAGCTTGTCCGCCGCGAGAAAAATTTTGACTGGGGTGTAAATATAACAAGACACTTGAATCGAATTGCCGGCGGCAGTGTTGATATTGACTATGATATTTTTGCCGTTCAGAGTAATGCTAATTTTTACTGGATTGAAAACATGCCGTTCTCTGTGGCGATTGGTTATGCATATCAAAATATTGCCTCTTCATTACCTCTGAATCATGACTTCATTTTTTTAGAGGGAAAGTTGAACGCTATTTTTAGTCCTTTTTTTAGAGCCGGTTACGGACTCTACATTGAAAAATTTTTTGTTGAAGGGGAAACAATAGTTAACGACAGCAAGATAAATGAAACAACCACAGGTTACAGAACAGGCCCAGAACTCGAATTAAATTACCTGAAAGATTTTGTTGTTAACGGTCAATACAGACTTCTGTTTCTTTTTTCGGACGAGTCACAATTTACCACTTACGAACACTGGTTCAGATTGGTAGCAGGCAAAATATTGTTTAAAAAGATGTCGGCTTTTTTATTAGTCGATTATTTTTGGCGCAGCATAAAAAATGCAGAAAGTCCCGGGGAAATAAATGTTCTTTATTCACCATTCAATCTTGAAAATAATATTAGTTTTAAGATCGGCTACGAACCTTCGGATAAATTCGAGCTTTACTTAAAAAGCAGCTACTTTCGCAATGACCTTGTTTACAAAGATTACACATTTGAAGGATGGAATTTTTTGATTGGGATGGGGATATCGCGTTAGGATACTTAAAGAGTTCCGGAATTCCCAATATTAAATTGCCAGCTGTCAATTTAACGTTGCTCATTGGGAAATCTTTCTACTGAATCGAATTATATAAATATCTCAATTCATTCAATCAAAAAGAACAAATAAAATTTTGAAAGAATATAATAGAAAATCGTTTTCATTAGTATTTACGAGTGAAGATATCGACATATCTGAATACATTATATATACTTTACGTCCAGTATTGATTTAAAAAAGCTTAGAGAATATAGTTATGCCAAATATTTTTTACATACTCCGATGGAATTTTAATTTTTTCCTCTCTCAGCGGTACTCCGTGTGAACTCAGTGGCTCTCCGTGTAATTAAAAATCGTGTAAACAATTTTCCGCAAATGGTTAACAAAGAACTTAAGGTTAAGCAAATGTAGCCAGTTTATAATGTGACGGAGCAAAGCTGTCCA
Protein-coding sequences here:
- a CDS encoding DUF3109 family protein, whose translation is MQPDFIEIDNILVSTDISETPFTCDLAKCKGACCTMESKYGAPLKKEEIEIINKNLPIIKEYLSKEHQKEIEKNGFWMQIHGEYMTKSIDNRACVFVSWENDIAKCSIEKAYSDGKIDFIKPASCHLFPIRVGQFGGKVLRYEKYIECEPALKLGEKIKTNILNFCKDALQREFGKEWFTKIKDIMRV
- a CDS encoding PAS domain-containing sensor histidine kinase; translation: MKNDLAKHQNEKEKMLAQIAHEIRNPLGGIELLAGLTKEDLQKSGMNTEYIEKIICEIGSLKKLITSFLEYGKPIPANPEFCNVEAITDEVLAGLADQMKIKNITVEKKLSRRTIYFDKRHLKQILMNIIANSIESMNKSGKINIESHTDKNKWKILISDDGPGIPPENISSVFEPFFTTKKNGTGLGLAVCKKLCSENKAQIIVENRMNGGALFTISGVIENGRID
- a CDS encoding isoprenylcysteine carboxylmethyltransferase family protein; the encoded protein is MSFLLDVLLIILLFTFFGFSHTFLASNKVKRLIAQRAGNLIAFYRLFYNISSLIIFMFVYFEAPKPDIIIYDLHYPYDIITFAFQIISLFGLLWAARSVDVTEFLGVAQIKRYLNKEYNAEELDEIQRFNTKGAYKYMRHPIYFFSILFLSLRPTMDLFYLVMLICIIIYFYVGSIFEEKKLVEKFGDEYIEYQKRVPRIIPIKLHKR
- a CDS encoding sigma-54-dependent transcriptional regulator — its product is MAELINRVLVVEDNETMRLGLVESLKRGGYNVAAFDNGPDAVKHFHANKEPAAVVDLKMEPMDGVQILEEIKKINPKTEVIMISAYGSIEIAVKAMQLGAFDFLTKPFSPEELRLRVKRVFEKIADEQKIESLIEQNKILSEELKTGYGEMIGTSESMKQIFSLIEQIADKQSAVLIQGESGTGKELVARAIHEKSKRSQNPFIKINCGALNDNLLESELFGHERGAFTGAVKSKKGRFELADKGTLFLDEIGDISQVMQVKLLRVLQEGEFERVGGEETLSTDVRIICATNRDLQKLMMEGKFREDLYYRLSVIPINLPPLRERKDDVVVLTEHFLKKVALKNCIPAKKINNEGIKLLMEYPWPGNIRELENLIERLSVISAGKEIDAALIASHLGKAVNAANGYDNLSLEDAVHVFEKNLIVEAMKKAGGVKNRAAKILGINTSVLYYKLEKYGLL
- a CDS encoding SDR family NAD(P)-dependent oxidoreductase codes for the protein MELTNRTILITGASSGIGEALARRLAHFKCSLILVSRRKEILDKLKEELKQKANSIITLQCDVSSKTEVTKIFDFIHDKKIKIDIAILNAGIGNEMKVENYDSAIAEKIFNTNVLGMIYFIEKLIPEFIQRRSGIIAGISSLADNRGYSRSGFYCASKAAISVYLESLRLEFKPYGVKVITIKPGFVKTPMTSKNKFPMPFIISAENAADIIIKGIQKEKRVIQFPMPTVILSRLVGLLPTNIYEYLASKII
- the rpoN gene encoding RNA polymerase factor sigma-54 translates to MLTLQQKLALQQKLSPQQIQYQKLLQLNTLALEQRIKTELELNPILEETIEEDIELREEENAETDESIEEEDDSYQNDDDEFGIEDFMNDEDIDLDKLNRSKDEEKSRPLAPQKKSLRESLIDQLYMLELTEEETILGENIIGSLDKDGYFREDLQRLVNDLKLFEHIDISLENAEKVLKQIQTLEPVGIASRNLQECLLVQIKNSSYDPYYSYLAEKILTNHFDDFVNKRYDVIQKNLNLTRETLKSTLQLIQKLNPKPGEGNIDSEELNQITPDFIIEKVEDNYIVTLNDKSLPSVTISKSYLELLENNKRKRKISERDKETHKFLREKFESAKWFIASLQQRRNTLLKIMRAILERQYEFFENGPRFLKPMIYKDIADEIGMDISTISRVVNGKYVQSPQGIHELKYFFSEGLPTDSGDEVSNKHIKELIKEICDNEPKKNPYSDDKIASILQEKGIHIARRTVAKYREQLKIPVARLRKEL